A portion of the Rhinolophus sinicus isolate RSC01 linkage group LG03, ASM3656204v1, whole genome shotgun sequence genome contains these proteins:
- the TPPP gene encoding tubulin polymerization-promoting protein isoform X2 — MSRNMADSKAKPAKAANKTPPKSPGDPAKDKAAKRLSLESEGTPEGAAAAPELSALEEAFRRFAVHGDTRATGKELHGKNWSKLCKDCQVIDGKNVTVTDVDIVFSKIKGKGCRTITFEQFQEALEELAKKRFKEKSSEEAVREVHRLIEGKAPIISGVTKAISSPTVSRLTDTTKFTGSHKERFDPSGRGKGKAGRVDLVDESGYVPGYKHAGTYDQKVQGGK, encoded by the exons ATGTCCAG GAACATGGCCGACAGCAAGGCCAAGCCCGCCAAGGCCGCCAACAAGACACCCCCAAAGTCCCCGGGGGACCCCGCGAAGGACAAGGCGGCTAAGCGGCTGTCCTTGGAGTCAGAAGGCACCCCCGAGGGGGCGGCCGCGGCCCCCGAGCTCAGCGCCCTGGAGGAGGCCTTCCGGCGGTTTGCGGTGCACGGGGACACCAGAGCCACGGGCAAGGAGCTGCACGGGAAGAACTGGTCGAAACTGTGCAAGGACTGCCAGGTGATCGACGGGAAGAATGTGACTGTCACCGACGTGGACATTGTCTTCAGCAAAATCAA AGGGAAGGGCTGCCGGACCATCACGTTCGAGCAGTTCCAGGAGGCACTGGAGGAGCTGGCCAAGAAGAGGTTCAAGGAAAAGAGCAGCGAGGAGGCCGTGCGCGAGGTGCACAGGCTCATCGAGGGCAAGGCCCCCATCATCTCAGGGGTGACG AAAGCCATCTCGTCCCCCACCGTGTCGCGGCTCACGGACACGACCAAGTTCACGGGCTCCCACAAGGAACGCTTCGACCCGTCGGGCAGAGGCAAAGGCAAGGCCGGGCGCGTGGACCTCGTGGACGAGTCCGGCTACGTGCCAGGGTACAAGCATGCGGGCACCTACGACCAGAAGGTGCAGGGGGGCAAGTAG
- the TPPP gene encoding tubulin polymerization-promoting protein isoform X1, with the protein MADSKAKPAKAANKTPPKSPGDPAKDKAAKRLSLESEGTPEGAAAAPELSALEEAFRRFAVHGDTRATGKELHGKNWSKLCKDCQVIDGKNVTVTDVDIVFSKINMEASGRASGWWPCVLSPCRGKGCRTITFEQFQEALEELAKKRFKEKSSEEAVREVHRLIEGKAPIISGVTKAISSPTVSRLTDTTKFTGSHKERFDPSGRGKGKAGRVDLVDESGYVPGYKHAGTYDQKVQGGK; encoded by the exons ATGGCCGACAGCAAGGCCAAGCCCGCCAAGGCCGCCAACAAGACACCCCCAAAGTCCCCGGGGGACCCCGCGAAGGACAAGGCGGCTAAGCGGCTGTCCTTGGAGTCAGAAGGCACCCCCGAGGGGGCGGCCGCGGCCCCCGAGCTCAGCGCCCTGGAGGAGGCCTTCCGGCGGTTTGCGGTGCACGGGGACACCAGAGCCACGGGCAAGGAGCTGCACGGGAAGAACTGGTCGAAACTGTGCAAGGACTGCCAGGTGATCGACGGGAAGAATGTGACTGTCACCGACGTGGACATTGTCTTCAGCAAAATCAA CATGGAAGCCAGTGGCCGTGCGAGTGGCTGGTGGCCCTGCGTCCTCTCTCCCTGCAGAGGGAAGGGCTGCCGGACCATCACGTTCGAGCAGTTCCAGGAGGCACTGGAGGAGCTGGCCAAGAAGAGGTTCAAGGAAAAGAGCAGCGAGGAGGCCGTGCGCGAGGTGCACAGGCTCATCGAGGGCAAGGCCCCCATCATCTCAGGGGTGACG AAAGCCATCTCGTCCCCCACCGTGTCGCGGCTCACGGACACGACCAAGTTCACGGGCTCCCACAAGGAACGCTTCGACCCGTCGGGCAGAGGCAAAGGCAAGGCCGGGCGCGTGGACCTCGTGGACGAGTCCGGCTACGTGCCAGGGTACAAGCATGCGGGCACCTACGACCAGAAGGTGCAGGGGGGCAAGTAG
- the TPPP gene encoding tubulin polymerization-promoting protein isoform X3, with protein sequence MADSKAKPAKAANKTPPKSPGDPAKDKAAKRLSLESEGTPEGAAAAPELSALEEAFRRFAVHGDTRATGKELHGKNWSKLCKDCQVIDGKNVTVTDVDIVFSKIKGKGCRTITFEQFQEALEELAKKRFKEKSSEEAVREVHRLIEGKAPIISGVTKAISSPTVSRLTDTTKFTGSHKERFDPSGRGKGKAGRVDLVDESGYVPGYKHAGTYDQKVQGGK encoded by the exons ATGGCCGACAGCAAGGCCAAGCCCGCCAAGGCCGCCAACAAGACACCCCCAAAGTCCCCGGGGGACCCCGCGAAGGACAAGGCGGCTAAGCGGCTGTCCTTGGAGTCAGAAGGCACCCCCGAGGGGGCGGCCGCGGCCCCCGAGCTCAGCGCCCTGGAGGAGGCCTTCCGGCGGTTTGCGGTGCACGGGGACACCAGAGCCACGGGCAAGGAGCTGCACGGGAAGAACTGGTCGAAACTGTGCAAGGACTGCCAGGTGATCGACGGGAAGAATGTGACTGTCACCGACGTGGACATTGTCTTCAGCAAAATCAA AGGGAAGGGCTGCCGGACCATCACGTTCGAGCAGTTCCAGGAGGCACTGGAGGAGCTGGCCAAGAAGAGGTTCAAGGAAAAGAGCAGCGAGGAGGCCGTGCGCGAGGTGCACAGGCTCATCGAGGGCAAGGCCCCCATCATCTCAGGGGTGACG AAAGCCATCTCGTCCCCCACCGTGTCGCGGCTCACGGACACGACCAAGTTCACGGGCTCCCACAAGGAACGCTTCGACCCGTCGGGCAGAGGCAAAGGCAAGGCCGGGCGCGTGGACCTCGTGGACGAGTCCGGCTACGTGCCAGGGTACAAGCATGCGGGCACCTACGACCAGAAGGTGCAGGGGGGCAAGTAG